Proteins from one Clostridiales bacterium genomic window:
- a CDS encoding Ldh family oxidoreductase: MKMILDWKTAQDFVTDAFVAVGVPRPDAEICTDVLLEADRRGIESHGVNRFKPIYIDRILDKIQNPVTNFEVVRQTPTTAVVDGHDGMGQVIAYKSMELAIKKAKEYGMGMVAVRNSTHYGIAGYYSSMAIKHDMIGITGTNARPSIAPTFGVENMLGTNPLTIGLPTDEEFPFNLDCATSITQRGKIEHFARMGQPTPEGMVIGRDGKPKTDSEQILKDLVSGEAALAPLGGIGEELAGYKGYGYATVVEILSAALAQGNYLKMLTGLDQDGKKVPFHLGHFFIAIDTEAFMGAQTFKKIAGNILRELRASKRAPGQERIYTAGEKEYLVWQERKNSGVPINHSVQKELSEVRDLLNLKQYKFPWE, from the coding sequence ATGAAAATGATATTGGATTGGAAAACGGCTCAAGATTTTGTGACGGACGCTTTTGTCGCTGTGGGCGTGCCAAGGCCCGACGCCGAGATTTGTACTGATGTCTTATTGGAAGCCGACAGGCGCGGGATAGAATCCCACGGCGTTAACAGGTTTAAGCCTATTTACATAGACAGGATTTTGGATAAAATCCAAAACCCCGTAACCAATTTTGAAGTCGTCCGCCAAACGCCCACAACGGCCGTAGTGGACGGTCATGACGGAATGGGGCAGGTAATAGCCTACAAGTCAATGGAACTTGCCATAAAAAAAGCCAAAGAATACGGCATGGGAATGGTCGCGGTCAGAAACTCCACTCATTACGGCATAGCGGGCTATTATTCTTCCATGGCGATAAAACATGACATGATAGGCATAACGGGCACCAACGCCCGCCCGTCAATCGCGCCAACCTTTGGCGTGGAAAATATGCTGGGCACCAATCCGCTTACGATAGGTTTGCCCACGGACGAAGAATTTCCTTTTAACCTTGACTGCGCCACCTCCATAACCCAAAGGGGCAAAATTGAGCATTTCGCGAGAATGGGGCAGCCCACGCCCGAAGGCATGGTAATAGGCAGGGACGGCAAGCCCAAGACGGACTCCGAGCAGATTTTAAAAGACTTGGTAAGCGGCGAGGCGGCGTTAGCGCCTTTGGGAGGCATAGGCGAAGAACTTGCCGGATACAAAGGCTATGGCTACGCTACCGTTGTGGAGATATTATCGGCGGCGCTTGCCCAAGGCAATTATCTCAAGATGCTTACAGGACTTGACCAAGACGGCAAAAAAGTTCCTTTCCATCTAGGGCATTTCTTTATCGCCATTGATACCGAGGCGTTTATGGGCGCACAAACATTCAAAAAAATCGCGGGCAATATCTTAAGGGAGTTAAGGGCTTCCAAGCGCGCTCCCGGCCAAGAGCGCATATATACCGCGGGCGAGAAAGAATACCTCGTCTGGCAAGAGCGCAAAAACAGCGGCGTGCCCATTAACCATTCCGTCCAAAAAGAATTAAGCGAGGTAAGGGATTTGCTAAACCTTAAGCAATATAAATTCCCTTGGGAATAA
- a CDS encoding winged helix-turn-helix transcriptional regulator, which translates to MAYSDYARICKILGDETRIKIFDMLKKGKLTARKVLEKFNITQPTLSYHMKMLTESGLVNAQKDGRWTYYSISQAALKDFLDFLKTFFNNAR; encoded by the coding sequence ATGGCTTATTCTGATTATGCGCGTATTTGCAAAATTTTGGGCGACGAGACCAGAATCAAGATATTTGATATGCTAAAAAAAGGCAAACTAACCGCCCGCAAAGTTTTGGAAAAATTTAATATAACCCAGCCGACTTTGAGTTATCATATGAAGATGCTGACCGAAAGCGGACTGGTAAACGCCCAAAAAGACGGCAGATGGACATATTATTCTATTAGCCAAGCGGCCTTAAAAGATTTTTTGGATTTTTTAAAGACCTTTTTTAATAACGCGCGTTAA
- the hslU gene encoding ATP-dependent protease ATPase subunit HslU, which translates to MNMSPKEIVAELDRYIIGQHKAKRAVAIALRNRYRRSQLSDEQRDEVTPKNIIMKGPTGVGKTEIARRLAKLVKAPFVKVEATKFTEVGYVGRDVESMIRDLAEVAVRLVKEEKFKEVEKKAKDIAERKVAEAIYNERKKQNSDEPVLKDQILADVKAGKLNKTIVEIAVLDKPKTMEILPGMGAAIDLSELMGGLMHKRRKNRKLAVEDAIKIIIEEESEAMIDMESINAEAIRRAEQEGIIFIDEIDKIAGNGNTSGPDVSREGVQRDILPIVEGSTVNTKYGAIRTDYILFIASGAFHISKIEDLIPELQGRFPIRVEMDNLGKKEFIDILTKPDNAITKQYADLLRVDNINLKFMPDAIEEIAEIAALENETSENIGARRLHTIMEYLLEDISFNASGVHPMIDVVIDRKYVREHLKSAIKRHDLKKYII; encoded by the coding sequence ATGAATATGTCACCCAAAGAAATAGTGGCCGAATTAGATAGATACATTATAGGCCAGCATAAAGCAAAGCGCGCGGTAGCGATAGCTTTAAGGAATAGATATAGACGAAGCCAGCTAAGCGACGAACAAAGAGACGAAGTCACGCCAAAAAATATCATAATGAAAGGCCCTACGGGCGTGGGCAAGACCGAGATAGCGCGCCGCCTTGCCAAATTAGTCAAAGCGCCTTTTGTCAAGGTTGAGGCCACCAAATTCACCGAAGTTGGATATGTCGGACGCGATGTGGAATCAATGATAAGAGACTTGGCCGAGGTCGCAGTAAGGCTTGTTAAGGAAGAGAAATTTAAAGAAGTGGAAAAAAAGGCCAAAGACATAGCCGAAAGAAAAGTCGCCGAGGCCATCTACAACGAGCGAAAAAAGCAAAATTCGGACGAACCCGTCCTAAAAGACCAAATCTTAGCCGATGTTAAAGCTGGCAAACTCAACAAAACAATAGTGGAAATAGCCGTGCTTGACAAACCCAAAACTATGGAGATTTTGCCCGGAATGGGCGCGGCTATTGATCTTAGCGAATTAATGGGCGGCCTTATGCACAAGCGCCGCAAAAACCGCAAGCTCGCGGTCGAAGACGCCATAAAGATAATCATTGAGGAAGAAAGCGAGGCCATGATAGATATGGAATCTATAAATGCCGAAGCCATAAGGCGCGCCGAGCAAGAGGGCATAATCTTTATTGATGAAATAGACAAAATAGCCGGCAACGGCAACACAAGCGGGCCTGATGTTTCAAGGGAAGGCGTCCAAAGGGATATTTTGCCCATAGTGGAAGGCTCCACGGTCAACACCAAATACGGCGCGATCCGCACCGATTATATCCTGTTTATAGCTTCGGGCGCGTTCCATATAAGCAAAATAGAAGATTTGATCCCCGAGCTTCAGGGCAGGTTTCCAATAAGAGTGGAAATGGATAACTTGGGCAAAAAAGAATTTATTGATATTTTGACCAAGCCCGATAACGCCATTACCAAACAATACGCCGATCTTTTGAGAGTGGATAATATCAATCTAAAATTTATGCCCGACGCCATTGAAGAAATCGCCGAGATAGCGGCGCTGGAAAACGAAACCAGCGAAAACATCGGCGCTAGAAGATTGCATACTATCATGGAATATCTATTGGAAGACATTTCTTTTAACGCGAGCGGCGTTCATCCTATGATTGATGTCGTTATAGACAGAAAATATGTCCGCGAGCACCTAAAGAGCGCTATTAAAAGACACGATCTAAAAAAATATATAATATAA
- the hslV gene encoding ATP-dependent protease subunit HslV codes for MEAIKGTTIVAVRKDGRTAIAGDGQVTSGQSVILKNNAVKVRRLYNDKVVVGFSGSVADAFTLSDRFEEMLQKYSGNLMRSSVELAKLWRGDKLLRRLEAMMIVADADNLLIISGMGDVIDPEDGVCAIGSGGNYALAAARALVKNTDLNAKEIALKALEIAGDICVFTNRNITVEEV; via the coding sequence ATGGAAGCGATAAAAGGCACAACAATAGTCGCCGTCCGAAAAGACGGGCGCACCGCGATAGCGGGCGACGGTCAAGTAACCAGCGGACAAAGCGTAATTTTAAAAAACAACGCCGTTAAAGTGAGAAGGTTATATAACGATAAAGTAGTGGTAGGTTTTTCGGGCTCGGTCGCCGACGCTTTTACATTGTCGGACAGGTTTGAAGAGATGCTGCAAAAATACAGCGGCAATCTTATGCGAAGCTCGGTGGAGCTTGCCAAACTTTGGAGAGGCGACAAGCTGCTTAGAAGACTTGAAGCGATGATGATTGTCGCGGACGCGGATAACTTGCTTATTATAAGCGGAATGGGCGATGTGATTGACCCCGAGGACGGCGTTTGCGCCATAGGTTCGGGAGGCAATTACGCTTTGGCCGCCGCAAGAGCGCTGGTCAAAAACACGGACCTTAACGCCAAAGAAATCGCGCTTAAGGCGCTGGAGATTGCCGGCGATATTTGCGTGTTTACCAACAGAAACATAACCGTGGAGGAAGTCTAA